The Sphingobium aromaticiconvertens genome has a segment encoding these proteins:
- the brxF gene encoding BREX-3 system P-loop-containing protein BrxF, with the protein MIEKLDRLVEDISGLNSKLVILIGPPRSGKSDFLGQLATRRQARVLNVGAALGRELLTVPSTRRHLHAADLLKELADRFSSRGLLLVDNIELLFDRTLQLSPLDLLKRHAHARRVIAVWPGDLRDDRLSYATTEHPEHQDYGIDGLVPFKIH; encoded by the coding sequence ATGATCGAGAAACTGGATCGCCTTGTCGAGGATATATCGGGTCTTAACAGCAAGTTGGTAATCTTGATCGGACCACCCCGGTCTGGCAAGAGCGATTTCCTCGGGCAGTTGGCCACGCGTCGGCAAGCACGTGTTCTAAACGTCGGCGCCGCGCTTGGTCGCGAGTTGCTTACAGTACCGAGCACCAGAAGACATTTGCATGCGGCAGACCTGCTGAAGGAACTCGCAGATAGATTTTCCAGTCGCGGGCTCTTGCTCGTGGACAACATCGAGCTGCTGTTCGATCGTACGCTGCAGCTCAGCCCGCTAGATTTACTGAAGCGACATGCTCATGCGCGTCGCGTCATTGCGGTGTGGCCAGGAGATCTTCGGGACGACCGACTTTCCTACGCCACGACAGAACATCCAGAACATCAGGACTATGGCATCGACGGCCTGGTCCCGTTCAAGATTCATTGA